ggaaaataagGACGCTGACGTTGAGTGGCAGTTAAGAAGGTTTATAAGGACTGCTAATAAGAAAGACTATTTGTGAGTTTTATAGATTTGTAGaggttgaaaaattgcCGATGGGGCTTTATGTATGTCCAATATGGTGTTCTTAAAGAAACTAACATTTGAAAGAGGGGGAATATGAGAAAAGAATAGAAGGCATAAGATGTATAAATAATTAGTTTTTTAATTctgcagttttttttttacggGTTTTTATCAATGTATCTGTGAGTGTATctacataaaaaaaacttgatcATATGAGAAcataaattgaaaagaacaaaacgAACAAATGGGAAAGGGATAAGGACTCTCTTTATATGACTTAACTGTTCATATCAGTTGAAAATCCACTgtttgaaacttttctcTTGAGTACTTCActaactttttcaattcttaaCTCATGGTCAGAATTTAATGTGTTAGAAGAGGAGACGTATGAAGGATCACTCGACAAGGGCGTAGACTTTGCTATCGCTGTGtatgacgatgacgacgataAGGGTATCTGGTTTGCTAATTCGGGATTACTTGCCAAATTTGCACTTGAACGTAAAGAAGAGGCTGAGGGGAACGAGGGCTCTAACATATCCATCGctaaatcttcttcttcgctGTCGCTTGATTCTATTTGGAATCTAGGGTTTCTTCTTAGACTTGCTAGACGTTCCGTGTTTGACAAAacggattttttttgtaatagAATTGAAGACGACTGGTTTTTTGGTGATTTGGAGGTgttattagtattattagAATATCGTCTAGCAGTTTGCTGAGGGGATACGTAAGGAGAACCCGATTGGAACTCCGTACTTTTAATAAAGGGATTGGAAAACGTCGTTGTTGCcgaggaagaagaataagGTTGTGGCTGAGATTGCTTGAGAAGGAAAGGGCATGAATATGCTTGAGATTTTAACGATGGCCTACCTGAAGGGGCATTATTTGTCTGtgaaagtttttcatcatttagCATATCGACATAAGAGTAAAATCTTAGGATTCTACTCTTAGGTTCGCCATTTGATGCTTTGTTGGGCATCCCAGAGTTATTGCCGCTATTTAACGTGGGACGGCTAGCGGCGGAATGGGAATGAGATCTTGAAAGTTTGAGATCTGAAGAAGTTGGGGAGAACTCCGATGACGGGAAAGTAGCGCTATTTGTTCTACCTAATAAGGCCATGTTTAAGCCAACAGTGGAAGAAGATCTTCTTGAATAAACCATGTCGACATCGCTCAGGCTAGTATTCTCATCGTTCACTATCGAGCAACTTGCGTCCAAAGCTGGGGCCACGGAGTTCTCTAAGGTACGACggcgatgatgatggtgatgcATATTAGAAATAGGGTTCACGATGTACTCTTGGTGTGCCAGCGAGCTTGTGGTGGAATTCGACACCGACCTGGACGTTGGTATGATGTTATCTAAGGGAGAGGAGACATTATTAGAGTTCTTCCTCAACGACGGAGTTTTGGTCTTGCTACTAGAGATGGGGATAGGAAAAACGCTTTGCAAGCTGTAAGAACTGTTGGATCTTGAACTATGAGCCGTGTTGGAAGCGGAAACCGGGGGTTGAAGGAATAGATCGCTTGAGTTTGCGTCCTGCACGGTTCTTTCGAAAATAAAGGAGGGATTACTATTGTTCGAATTTGACTGGTACACACACATACCGTCTTAGATTCTTCTCGAGGCTCTTTCAAatgttcttgtttttgtAAATGCTCAGATCTGTGAAAGGAGCAGTGATTTATTCGTGATAAAAACTAAAATCCAATCCCCTGGGCGCCGCGGAGGGATTCTCGGCGAGAGAACTATGCTGAGAGAAAGGCTTTAATAAATGAGTGGTCGAACTAATTGTGGAGGATGAGATGGTTGGCAGCGTGATGGTGATGCTATATGATTGCCGATGAATGGGCTATGGAAAAGACGCACTTTGACACTTGCGCCCAGATGGTTGTGGCGAAGGTGTCGCAGCAGCAAAAGCAGTAGGCTGTATTCGCTGGCACATGCTGTCGATACAAGCAAGATGGAGGCGACAAGGAGGAACGCTCAGATTGCGAAGGACTTGGCCAGGTTCTATCCGTCAATGTCTGAGCCAGCGCTGCGTGAATTATGCCATGGTTATGAGGAGATCAGCATCGGTAAATTCAATGAGAAATTCCTTAACGACCCACTGGTTTTAAATTATGAGGATAATCGCAACTGGTTACTTGCTGTTACCGGTAGGATCAAAAACATTAGATTTTCCGGCCAGAAAATTGTATTTATCGATTTGTACAATGCCAGCGATGGATTAATAAACGAATCCCAACTGCAAATGATCGTGAACTATAATCAAATCGGTGAGAATGGTGAAGATAAAGTGCACTTCCAAGAGcatatgaattttttgaagaaaggtGACTATATCAAGGCCTTTGGGTATCCCGGGTTTTCTCAATCCAGACGCAAGATGTTATCGTTAAAATGTAATAGGCTACCTGTAATCCTGTCAGTTTCGCAACTACCGTTGCCTTCCAGATTGAATGATGAAACCAAGATCAAGTCGAATAGAGTAATTGACTATCAGTTAAATGGCACACAGACATTATTAACAAGGGCACACATTATAAAACTCTTGAGAAGGTTTTTGGATGATAAAGGTTTTGTTGAAGTGGAAACACCGATACTATCATCGAAGTCCAACGGCGCTATGGCAAAGCCTTTTATTACGTCATCCAAGGATTTCGATCATTTAGAACTGCGTATTGCTCCAGAATTATGGCTGAAAAGACTTGTTATAAGTGGCGTACAAAAAGTGTATGAAATAGGGAAGGCCTTTAGGAATGAAAGCATCGATTCTACGCATAATCCTGAGTTTTCCACTTTGGAATTTTACGAAACATTCATGTCGATGGACGATTTAATTGCAAGAACCGAGGAATTATTCCAGTTTTTGATCGTAAACTTACGAAAATTCTTCCAAGATTCTCATTTGGCCGTCCCAAAGACTTTCAATGAATTGTACCTTGCATTATGCAAGAACGATTGGAAGTTCGAAAAGATTGAGTTCTTGCCGACTTTAAGTAAAGAACTCGGTGTCGACTTAATGGCTCCCGAATTGGATATTAGTAGCTCAGAAGAACTCTTGAAGATTTTACCAAAAGCCGTTACAagtaaatatttttcttctgcaGACGGCGCTGAACAATTATCTTCACTACAAATCTTGAATAAGCTATCGGACGTTTTCCTGGAACAGTGCCATTGTCAGTCGATCTTGCCCGTGATAATATACCATCAGCCTACGATATTATCACCCTTGGCCAAAACTGATCCACGCAATAACCAAATCACCAAGAGATTCGAAGTTTTCATCGAGGGCAAGGAATACATAAACGCCTACGAGGAGGAAAATTGCCCTCAATTGCAACTGGAGAAGTTTCTACaacaaaagcaaataaGCGAATCGACAGAAAACAAGACTGAGACATTGTCACCGGTTATTGACCACCAATACATTGAAGCAATGAAATTTGGTATGCCTCCAATTGGCGGCTTTGGCCTCGGTGTAGATAGGCTTTGTATGCTATTTTGCggtaagaaaagaatagaaGAGGTCTTGCCCTTCGGTTGTGTGGACGATGTAAACAGACAGTAAAGTGCAGAGATTTGGCACTGCTCTTGTAAATAAACCGAACATAAAATGTAAGTAAATAGAGAAGcattacatttttttggtgcGTTTTATTACATGTGCTACGCGAAAAATCCATAATAGAATTATAAAATAGCGTGTTATCTAGTAGCGCAAAAGTAGAAAGCACCACTGCACACAGAATTGGCACGAGATAATGATACCGCCGACTGTAGAAGCCTCTTTGAGGTCCCCGTTTACCAAATCATACTTTTCACCTGTTCCAGCAGCGCTTTTGGAACAGAATGATTCGCCAGTGATAATGGGTATCGACGAAGCAGGTAGAGGACCCGTGATGGGACCTATGGTCTACGCCGTGGCGTATTCTACAAGAGAGTACCAGGACGAAATCGTAATTCCCAACTACGAGTTTGATGACTCTAAAAAACTTACAGATCCCGTCAGGAGAAAGCTGTTTGCCAAGATGTATGAAGACAACGAAGAACTAACTCAGATCGGCTACGCGACCACGTGCATCACCCCATTGGACATTTCTCGAGGAATGAGCAAGTTCCCACCAACAAGAAACTACAACTTGAACGAGCAGGCACACGACGTGACAATGGCCCTCATCGACGGCGTGACGAAGCAGAACGTTAAGCTAGATCACGTGTACGTGGACACCGTCGGACCACCAACGTCCTACCAGAAGAAACTAGAGCAGCGATTCCCAGACATCAAGTTCACAGTCGCCAAGAAAGCAGATTCCCTATACTGCATGGTCAGTGTGGCGAGTGTCGTGGCGAAAGTGACCAGAGACATACTCGTTGAATCCCTCAAGAGGGACCCCGATGAGGTCATAGGTTCTGGATACCCCTCCGACCCGAAGACAGTGGCATGGCTGAAGCGAAACCAGACAAGTCTTATGGGATGGACCACTGACATGGTGAGGTTTTCGTGGCAGACGTGCCAGACCCTCTTGGACGACCCTACTAGACACAGCGTCATTATCAAGTGGGAAGAACAATACATGGACAGCAGGAAGAACGCCGCGCAAAAGACCAGACAGTTGCAGCTCCAGATGGTTGCCAAGTCCGCCAGGAGAAAGAGGCTCAGAACTCTGGACAACTGGTACCAGTAATCGTCCCCATCACGCGCCCATATACCAGCATATTGTAATACATACTTTTATAATTCATCGCACGAGTCATCTACTATTATGCGTCGCCGTTTTACTGTCCGTAAAGCGTGACCGGCCCCCCGCGCTCCGCAAAGAATAACAACAGGTCGAGGAAGCAAACCAACGGCTAGAAGAGAGCTGTTGTGTTCTTTTCAGTGCAAGCTCTCCACTTCTTACTGTTGTAGACAACATCCAGCGTATTAAACACCTTCTAGCGTACCATGTCTGCATTTGTCAGGGTGCTTCCAAGAATATCCAGAAGCTCGGTGCTCACTAGATCATTGAGACTGCAATTGAGATGCTACGCATCGTACCCAGAGCACACCATCATTGGTATGCCCGCACTGTCCCCCACGATGACCCAAGGTAATCTGGCCGTTTGGTCCAAGAAGGAAGGTGACCAATTGGCCCCCGGTGAAGTGATTGCCGAAATTGAAACTGACAAGGCCCAGATGGATTTCGAATTCCAAGAAGACGGTTACTTGGCCAAGATCCTGGTCCCTGAGGGTACGAAGGACATTCCCGTTAATAAACCCATTGCTGTGTACGTAGAGGATAAGAATGATGTGCCAGCTTTCAAGGATTTCAAGCTGGAAGACTCGGGTTCCGATACAAAGGCCAACACGAAGGCTCAGCCAGCTGAGCCACAGgcagaaaagaaacaggAGGCACCATCCGAAGGGTCCAAGACTTCCATCCCCGAGGCTAAGAAAACCAGTGACACTGCTCCTCAAGGCAGAATTTTTGCCTCCCCACTGGCAAAAACTATCGccttggaaaataatatctCCTTGAAAGATGTCCAAGGCACGGGACCTCGCGGTAGAATCATCAAGGCTGATATTGACTCATACCTAGAAAATTCGTCCAAGCAACCTTCCGTGACCAGTGGCGGACCTGCTGTTGCCTCAGGGGCTGGTGCCAGTTCTACTCCATCACCTTCTTCTACAGCATCATACGAAGATGTCCCAATCTCGACCATGAGAAGCATCATTGGAGAACGTTTGCTGCAATCCACTCAGGGCATTCCATCATATATCGTTTCCTCCAAGATATCTGTCTCCAAGCTTTTGAAGTTGAGACAATCCTTGAATGCTACGGCAAACGACAAGTACAAACTATCCATCAACGACCTACTAGTCAAAGCCATTACTGTTGCAGCTAAGAGAGTTCCGGACGCTAATGCCTACTGGTTGCCTAATGAAAACGTCATTCGTAAGTTCAAGAATGTTGATGTTTCTGTCGCGGTCGCTACACCAACTGGTTTGCTGACCCCGATCGTTAAAAACTGTGAGGCTAAGGGTTTGTTGCAGATCTCCCATGAAATCAAGGAATTGGTCAAGCGTGCCAGAATAAACAAACTGGCTCCAGAGGAGTTCCAGGGTGGCACCATCTGCATCTCCAATATGGGCATGAATAATGCAGTAAACATGTTCACTTCCATCATCAACCCACCGCAGTCTACGATCCTGGCAATTGCCACCGTTGAAAGAGTCGCCGTGGAAGACGCTGCCGCAGAAAACGGATTCTCCTTCGATAACCAGGTCGCTATAACAGGGACCTTTGATCATAGAACCATCGACGGCGCCAAAGGTGCCGAGTTcatgaaagaattgaaaactgtCATCGAAAATCCTTTGGAAATGCTattataatgaaaatatccatttttcagtacgtatcttgaaaaaaatttgattttgttatttgtatatataaaaaaataaaaaaataaaaatactCACATACGTATACTCTATATTGGAATATCTCGCTTCTCTTTATTCTGGAAGTCCATCTTTTATTTCAGATTGCTATTAACATCACGTCGAACGGTACGCCAACGTTTTGGTTTTCGCCTCATATCAAATAGGTTGAAAGAAACATGAAGCTGAATTATAGTAAATAAAGTAATACTCACAAATTTCTGTCACACACAGGTCCctcttttgttcttcaaacttTACCAAAAGCCAAGTACTACAGAACAGACCATGAATTTCCTGCCATCTTTCATCTTGAGTGATGAGTCTAAGGAGCgtatttccaaaattttaacATTCACCCATAATGTAGCACATTATGGGTGGATCCCATTTGTTTTATATTTGGGTTGGGCTCACACTTCCAATAGACCAAACTTTCTGAACTTGTTGTCTCCACTACCAAGTGTTTAGAACGATAATTTCGGAAGAATCTGtgtggaagaagaaagtagCTTATAAATAGTCATATTGCTCATGTTCTCgttttccaattttggACTGTTTGATCATTAGTGCAAatagcaaaaaattttcatgtatataaagtatatataataaaaatatgaaattttttatcacaCACTGTTGGTTTCGTTTTACGGTTTACCCTATTGAAcgtatataaaaataaatatactTGTGTTATTCTTTGGTTATCGTCCTTTCCAAGGCGTAGGTTGtatccaaaaaaaactgagTGATTAGGATTTATACCAGTGATTTaatttgtttatttatCTGTTATTTGTATTATTTAAAATGTGAAAcagaataaataaaaataactAAAAATGTAAGGTGgttttgttgttttgcaaaaaataaaagataaGATTAATTACGAACTATTTCATGAAATTTAGTAACCGAAAGAAGCTAATTGCTTAGCAACATCAGATTCAGAAGCAGCAGCAGAGGCAGAAGAGACCTTCTTTGTGAAAGCTCTCTTCTTGGCGTAGTATTCAGCAGAACTGACCTTTCTCTTGTCTTCTAATTTGGCAACAACATCCTCGTATTTCCAGCCAACGGAAGTAGACAACTTACCCAAAGTGGTGTACTTTCTCCCTGGCTTCAATCTCAAAACTCTCAAAGCTTGAGGAACAACAactctcttcttcttgtcgTATGGAGGTGGAATACCTTCGAAGATCTTTAAACGTTCCAAGGCAGCCTTACCACGAGCGGTCTTGTGGGAAACCATACCACGAATAGCCTTGTAAAGAATTCTAGATGGAGCTCTGAAATGAAATGGACCACGGGTCTTGTTGAAAGCAGTAGCCTTTCTCAAAAAGTCGTGGTACTTCAACTTGTTTCTGAAGAATTCACCAGAAATGTTCAAAGCTTCGGCTCTGACAACAACAATCTTTTGACCGTTCAATACTTGCTTGGCAACAGTGGAGGCCAAACGACCCAACAAATGATCCTTAGctataataaaaaagagagaaaataaatgtTAGTAAtcttgttttattttcttatatCTGGATGAATTGAATATAGTTGGGGCTACAAAGTAAGCTGGAGTTTCCaatgttcttttttcctggAAAATCACTTGAATATTTGTGTTTTTGGTCGGTTATCATTCTCTCGTCTGTTGACTCAATCATAAGCTCCAGCTACACGGGCGGCGTAAATTTATTCTTTTGGGAATCATATGAATTCAGTTGGGATTAACATTTTTTGGTGTTTCTTTTGCAGATCTGCAAACATCTTGATTTAACTTGATAGCAGTCATTTTTGTTATGCATCTGTAACATATTTTTTCGGGATTCTATTGCATCGAAAATGTTGTGCTCAGCGATGGTAATCGCAGCTTCCTCCGTCTGTATATtcaatttattttgttaAAATTAGAACTCTTTACGTACCATCAATAACAACGACTGGTTGAGACATCTTTTATGGTTGGTTGGTTGTGTAATACCTTAGCTGGAATAGACTGAGGCTATTTGCAAAACAGTTATAGTTGTTAAAATCAGTTTTACCAATATTAAATTAATTTTCCAGAATCCGATGTTGCTACTGCCCGCAGAAGCAATACTGAGCCAGGAAGGTCAGGCGCCTACCTACAAAGCGATCACTATCACCGACGGACTATCACAAGGACCACTGGGAAGACCACTCCTTAGGCAAAGCCCAGAAGAGGCTTTCGGGAAGGTGGGCCGGGCTGCGCGGAGCGTCTTGCAAGGGAAGACCGTTTGCCGTCTGTCCTTCGGCCTATCCCTCGGGGCCTACAGAAATCTATCTACCTTTAACATTTTGAAGAGAATACTATATGTCTGGGTCATTGAAATGTACGGATTCAAGAATCTCCGGTTCGAGTACtccaaaaatatcataaGCGGCGAAAATCAACTACATGAAGTAAAGTTAtctatgaaaaaatataggaatttaaaaatacatatatgAAGGTTTGATAATCAAAcacgaaaagaaaagtataaaaaaaaggaatgcATGCGAATTAATGTACTATATGAGAtattttgatatatttaTCTCCTAGTATTGCCTAGGTAATAATGGAACGGTGGGAAAGGAAGctgttctttttgttcAGAGACAAGAAAAGCACGCTTTAATCGTTTGTTATCGACTTGTTCCGCCTTAGTTACTCTCTATCTTTCTTGTGTTAGTTGTTCATAATACTGATTTTCGCACCATCCGTATCTAATATCAGTTCTTTGGCATTCGCGGCACCGCGGCCTTGGTTCTTCAAAGGTGAAGAATTAACATCCTTTGTTTCAAGATCATTTGAGTTTGTGTCGGAACTCTTTTCTGAAAGGGCATTCTCGTTGTCAATGGTCTTCGTATCTTGGTTTGTGGAAGATCCTTTCTTATTACTTCCGCTATTAGTGGCAGGTGTGTTGTTCACAGAGCTAAATTGCAGCAAATTCCAAACACCTGGTGAGCTCTTCACATTCTGCGACTTACTTGTTGATGGAGTCAGCCGCCTATTATCATTGTTTGATTccatattcttcaaaacgtTAGATTCCAATACTGGGCCCATTTGCTTGTTCTCCATTCCATTAGTTTGTAAATTAGAATGGTTTGTACcgttgttattattactattattgttgttactATGAAGAGGTGATTTCGTGCGGTTAGCACTGCCTCTTTCTGGTGTATAAGCCTCCATTGCAGTAATATGAAATGCCTTCGTGGGAGACCGTAACAGTGTATCATAAGGCTGAGAAAGGTGGAGGTTGTTTGGTGCTAATGAAGAAGTCGTCGTGACACTCGGGTGCTCTAGGTTAGAGTTCCCAGATGATGCAGTCGTTGTTGGCTCTAAATTGCTGTTCTCGTCAGGTGAAGATGTGGATATAGCAGGcaagtttatttttctattgttgCTATTGTTGGCTGGGGGGTTGTTATTGCTATCGCTATTGctgtttattattttggaaGTAGCGCATGCATTAGTAAACGAGACTAGCGCATTGTTTGGAGATTGTCTATTCATTTGTGAAATTGATATTACAGGAGGGTGAAGCGATTCCTTGTACCCGTTCAAGTCATTTGGATTTGATTTAcaatttggatttgaatttgagtTGGAGGTTTGTAGTTGCGGTGTGTTGATAGGTCTTGCTAATGCTATATTTCGGTTTTGTGAATCTGTAAATGTGAATTGAATTTCTTGGCGTTGTGATTGTGGTGGCTGTGCTGGTGGTTGAGATTGTTGCGGTGGAGGAAGGTTTGCCTGTGGTGGTATATGTGGTACAAACCCTTCTATAATGTTACTATTGGCTATTTCTAAAACATTGTGGGATTGCAGTTGTCGTTTAGGTGGTTGTGACAACCTATAGTCCATTTCCATGGGTAACGTGTTAAATTTGGCCATATGCAATTGCAATTGTCTTGCCACCGAAGATCCACGTCTTATTTTCCCCACTTTACCTGTATTCCATTTGCTTAAAAACTCTTGCTGATAAGACTCGCTGATTCTCCATTTCATACCTTTACCTGGTTCATTAGGTCTTCTTggaactttttcaaatgccTTATTGAGTGATAGATTATGTCTAATGGAGTTTTGCCAGCCGGATTTGGCGAACCTGTAATAGGCATAATTTGaagatatatatttgtagATGTCGGCTAATGAGATGACACCCTCTGCAGAAGATAATATGGCTTGTGTAATCATGGTCGCGTATGAATGAGGTGGTTTAACGTTCCTGTTCTCATCGTGGGATAAATCAGAAGTGAAATCCAGAGCTTGAGGATAAGCATTGGCAGATTTATACGAATCAACAAAGTTTGCGGCAATAATGGTATTTGAAGGGCATTGTGGAGAAACGGTTTGTTGATTGATGGTGTTGGCTGGGGCTGCCTTGTCTGCATAACTTTCGTTTGCGGATGTAAAGCAGCTGTTGTTGGCCttattgctgttgttgttgttgctgaaAAAGCCTTGCTCATTGGGACCCATGTTTGCTCCATTTCCAAAGGGGTCACTGGTACCGCTTCCGTAAAGTTTAAAGCCCTTGATCTGTTGATTAGAAGTTAGCTGTGTTTGCTTAGCATAGTTGGATTGTTTGATAATGTCTCTTAGTAAAGCGTTGTTGTTACCATCCAACCCGTACATGTTTATCAAGTTAGGCATTAAATGCTCTATACAAGTGGGAGCAATCACCGGGTCACTATCGGGCAGGATGAACATCATTTGTGTGCCACCAATATCGAGTAAAGTTCCTGAAGACAATCGAATAGAGGGGTTATTTGGGCCATTGTGAGtcctttgaaaatttactTTAGCACCGTTACGGCCCAATACATGTAATTCCCAACCGCCTATGTTCatattatattttattATGGCATGTTTTCTAGAGACGACTTTGGCTGGTCCAAGATCGATATTCACTCGGTATGGGGTCTTTACGCCGTCCGTGTTTTCCTGCAGAGGGTTGTTGAGGGGTTCAGTGTTTCTGCCGATGGAAACCTCTAAATCTTTCACATAATAGGTCCAGTTAGGCCCGGATAGTTTAGCATAGGCTTGAATCTCCGTAGCCATGTTCTTGTCATTGGAGTATTGTAATGACACAGTAGTAGGTTGATCTGGGACCGTAAGCGAGGAGATGATAGCGTTGACTACGCCTTGGTGGTCCTGAGCGGTATATTTTGTGTTTCCATGATGCGTTTGAGTAATATTCAGTCCGTTCATCTCGTTGAAATTGCTGCTGGACATTTCTTAGGCATTGATGAAGTctcaataaataaaaaagaatgcaAATAGCCCACGTATATCTGTTTATCGTACCggatattctttttgaatcaCTGATCACTTGTGCGAGGGACCGGGAAGATTAGTCTTATAGATTTCCCAAgtcttttgttctttagTGCAATCCTCTCTACTGGCGGTTAAGTTCAGcgggaaaagaaagctatAGAGCGTTTAGAGCGTTTCAACTGGTGCAGAAATCCTGTGATTCAGTGTATGTCACTTCTTTGTTTACCTTTGGAAATGCGGATCCattggcattttttttcctttatttaCCAATTTACctagaaaaatcaaaatggGCACAGGGCGagcgaatttttttctctttcatgGGCATAAAACAAAGATTTTCGGTAATGTTGTGCGAAGGGTTCTGGGGCGGGGTCGGCATAAGTCATCATCACCGATTCTGAGG
The Saccharomyces kudriavzevii IFO 1802 strain IFO1802 genome assembly, chromosome: 14 DNA segment above includes these coding regions:
- the MSK1 gene encoding lysine--tRNA ligase MSK1 (similar to Saccharomyces cerevisiae MSK1 (YNL073W); ancestral locus Anc_2.223), translating into MNGLWKRRTLTLAPRWLWRRCRSSKSSRLYSLAHAVDTSKMEATRRNAQIAKDLARFYPSMSEPALRELCHGYEEISIGKFNEKFLNDPLVLNYEDNRNWLLAVTGRIKNIRFSGQKIVFIDLYNASDGLINESQLQMIVNYNQIGENGEDKVHFQEHMNFLKKGDYIKAFGYPGFSQSRRKMLSLKCNRLPVILSVSQLPLPSRLNDETKIKSNRVIDYQLNGTQTLLTRAHIIKLLRRFLDDKGFVEVETPILSSKSNGAMAKPFITSSKDFDHLELRIAPELWLKRLVISGVQKVYEIGKAFRNESIDSTHNPEFSTLEFYETFMSMDDLIARTEELFQFLIVNLRKFFQDSHLAVPKTFNELYLALCKNDWKFEKIEFLPTLSKELGVDLMAPELDISSSEELLKILPKAVTSKYFSSADGAEQLSSLQILNKLSDVFLEQCHCQSILPVIIYHQPTILSPLAKTDPRNNQITKRFEVFIEGKEYINAYEEENCPQLQLEKFLQQKQISESTENKTETLSPVIDHQYIEAMKFGMPPIGGFGLGVDRLCMLFCGKKRIEEVLPFGCVDDVNRQ
- the RPL16B gene encoding 60S ribosomal protein uL13 (similar to Saccharomyces cerevisiae RPL16A (YIL133C) and RPL16B (YNL069C); ancestral locus Anc_2.228) translates to MSQPVVVIDAKDHLLGRLASTVAKQVLNGQKIVVVRAEALNISGEFFRNKLKYHDFLRKATAFNKTRGPFHFRAPSRILYKAIRGMVSHKTARGKAALERLKIFEGIPPPYDKKKRVVVPQALRVLRLKPGRKYTTLGKLSTSVGWKYEDVVAKLEDKRKVSSAEYYAKKRAFTKKVSSASAAASESDVAKQLASFGY
- the RNH201 gene encoding ribonuclease H2 catalytic subunit RNH201 (similar to Saccharomyces cerevisiae RNH201 (YNL072W); ancestral locus Anc_2.224), whose protein sequence is MIPPTVEASLRSPFTKSYFSPVPAALLEQNDSPVIMGIDEAGRGPVMGPMVYAVAYSTREYQDEIVIPNYEFDDSKKLTDPVRRKLFAKMYEDNEELTQIGYATTCITPLDISRGMSKFPPTRNYNLNEQAHDVTMALIDGVTKQNVKLDHVYVDTVGPPTSYQKKLEQRFPDIKFTVAKKADSLYCMVSVASVVAKVTRDILVESLKRDPDEVIGSGYPSDPKTVAWLKRNQTSLMGWTTDMVRFSWQTCQTLLDDPTRHSVIIKWEEQYMDSRKNAAQKTRQLQLQMVAKSARRKRLRTLDNWYQ
- the LAT1 gene encoding dihydrolipoyllysine-residue acetyltransferase (similar to Saccharomyces cerevisiae LAT1 (YNL071W); ancestral locus Anc_2.225), yielding MSAFVRVLPRISRSSVLTRSLRLQLRCYASYPEHTIIGMPALSPTMTQGNLAVWSKKEGDQLAPGEVIAEIETDKAQMDFEFQEDGYLAKILVPEGTKDIPVNKPIAVYVEDKNDVPAFKDFKLEDSGSDTKANTKAQPAEPQAEKKQEAPSEGSKTSIPEAKKTSDTAPQGRIFASPLAKTIALENNISLKDVQGTGPRGRIIKADIDSYLENSSKQPSVTSGGPAVASGAGASSTPSPSSTASYEDVPISTMRSIIGERLLQSTQGIPSYIVSSKISVSKLLKLRQSLNATANDKYKLSINDLLVKAITVAAKRVPDANAYWLPNENVIRKFKNVDVSVAVATPTGLLTPIVKNCEAKGLLQISHEIKELVKRARINKLAPEEFQGGTICISNMGMNNAVNMFTSIINPPQSTILAIATVERVAVEDAAAENGFSFDNQVAITGTFDHRTIDGAKGAEFMKELKTVIENPLEMLL
- the MLF3 gene encoding Mlf3p (similar to Saccharomyces cerevisiae VHS2 (YIL135C) and MLF3 (YNL074C); ancestral locus Anc_2.222), with product MCVYQSNSNNSNPSFIFERTVQDANSSDLFLQPPVSASNTAHSSRSNSSYSLQSVFPIPISSSKTKTPSLRKNSNNVSSPLDNIIPTSRSVSNSTTSSLAHQEYIVNPISNMHHHHHRRRTLENSVAPALDASCSIVNDENTSLSDVDMVYSRRSSSTVGLNMALLGRTNSATFPSSEFSPTSSDLKLSRSHSHSAASRPTLNSGNNSGMPNKASNGEPKSRILRFYSYVDMLNDEKLSQTNNAPSGRPSLKSQAYSCPFLLKQSQPQPYSSSSATTTFSNPFIKSTEFQSGSPYVSPQQTARRYSNNTNNTSKSPKNQSSSILLQKKSVLSNTERLASLRRNPRFQIESSDSEEEDLAMDMLEPSFPSASSLRSSANLASNPELANQIPLSSSSSYTAIAKSTPLSSDPSYVSSSNTLNSDHELRIEKVSEVLKRKVSNSGFSTDMNS